AGCCCGTGTAGCTCCAGGTCACGATGTTCGCGATAGACCACAGCACGTGATCGGGCCCCAGGAAGTCCAGCGTGATGCCCATGCTCCCGGCGATGTCGATGAACGGGCTCAGGCCGGGCACGTAGAGGAAGGACCACAGGATCGTGGCGATCACGCCGGGCACGCCGTATGGCATGAAGTAGGCGGCGCGGAAGAAGCCGGGCCACCGGGCCGAGGCCGATTCCAGCAGGAGGGCCAGGACGGTGCAGAGGACGATCATGACGGGCACCTGCACGACGCCGAACAGCAGCACGCGCCCGATCGAGGCGATGAAATTGGCGTCGCCGAGGGCCTGGGCGTAGTTGTCGAAGCCGGCGAACCCGCTGGTCACGCCCTTCTCCCCGAAGAGCCCGCTGCGCGTGACCTTGGTGAAGCTGGAGACGAGGGCCACGAGGATGGGCAGGACGAAGGTCAGGGTGAAGAGGGCCAGGAAGGGCGCCAGGAGGATCCAGGGGGCGCGGGCCGCGGCCCGGGATCGGCCGCCCCTGGACGGTGCTGCGGCTGGTGTGCTGCTCATGCCTGTTCCTTCCTGATGGTCAGGCCCTTGTTCCTGAAGACGGTCATGACGTCCTTCTCGGCGGAGGCCACAGCGTCCACCAGGGAGGTGCCGCTCGCCTTCTTCCGGAAGCCGTCACTGAGGATGTT
The nucleotide sequence above comes from Arthrobacter woluwensis. Encoded proteins:
- a CDS encoding carbohydrate ABC transporter permease, coding for MSSTPAAAPSRGGRSRAAARAPWILLAPFLALFTLTFVLPILVALVSSFTKVTRSGLFGEKGVTSGFAGFDNYAQALGDANFIASIGRVLLFGVVQVPVMIVLCTVLALLLESASARWPGFFRAAYFMPYGVPGVIATILWSFLYVPGLSPFIDIAGSMGITLDFLGPDHVLWSIANIVTWSYTGYNMLIIVAQLKAIPAELYEAARVDGASPWRIARSIQLPLITPALVLTTVFSIIGTLQLFAEAQVLKTSAPAIDSQYTPNLSAYSTAFAYNDYNVAAAQAVLIALAAFILSFVFLRLTNRKSS